Proteins encoded within one genomic window of Mycolicibacterium monacense:
- a CDS encoding YihY/virulence factor BrkB family protein: MIGWFDRLQQRSRAMGYVIAVVYKYVDDQGGYLAALITYYAFVSLFPLLLLLTTALGVVLVGRPELQRQIVESTVNQFPLIGEQLAQPEQLSGGAVAVVVGILGALYGGSGVGQAVQNAMNSVWAVPRNVRPDPIRSRVRSLLLLLVLGSAAIAATLLSAVGRAVDDLGVLGTAGVVVGTIAINTGILLVAFRTTTSRELTYRQVLPGALAGALIWQFLQWFGAGYVARTVSSASATNTVFALVLGLLAFLYLISVSLVLCAELNVVRVDHLYPRALLTPFTDSVTLTSADRRTYTRKAKAERVKGFQHVAVTFRPSRSHSHEGLDPAAGEVEEEAGGHDPQQRADLAGLPGAGADDHPRDEPDTDSVGDGVGERHGGDGEDDRQRH, encoded by the coding sequence GTGATCGGTTGGTTCGACAGGCTCCAACAGCGCAGCCGCGCCATGGGTTACGTCATCGCGGTGGTCTACAAGTACGTCGACGACCAGGGTGGGTACCTCGCCGCGCTGATCACCTACTACGCGTTCGTGTCCCTGTTCCCGTTGCTGCTCCTGTTGACCACCGCGCTCGGTGTGGTGCTCGTCGGCCGCCCGGAGCTGCAGCGGCAGATCGTCGAGTCGACGGTCAACCAGTTCCCGCTCATCGGTGAGCAACTGGCACAGCCCGAACAACTCAGCGGCGGCGCGGTCGCCGTCGTGGTCGGCATCCTCGGCGCGCTCTACGGCGGGTCCGGCGTCGGCCAGGCGGTCCAGAACGCGATGAACTCGGTGTGGGCGGTGCCGCGCAACGTGCGCCCGGATCCGATCCGCTCACGCGTCCGTAGTCTGCTGCTTCTGCTGGTGCTGGGGTCCGCGGCGATCGCCGCGACCCTGTTGTCCGCCGTCGGCCGTGCCGTCGACGATCTCGGGGTGCTGGGCACGGCCGGGGTCGTGGTGGGGACCATCGCGATCAACACCGGGATCCTGCTGGTCGCGTTCCGGACGACGACGAGCCGTGAGCTCACCTACCGCCAGGTGCTACCCGGTGCGCTCGCCGGGGCGCTGATCTGGCAGTTCCTGCAGTGGTTCGGCGCAGGCTACGTCGCGCGCACGGTCAGTTCGGCCAGTGCCACCAACACCGTGTTCGCACTGGTCCTCGGGCTCCTGGCGTTCCTTTACCTCATCTCGGTCAGCCTGGTGCTGTGCGCCGAGCTCAACGTGGTGCGGGTCGACCACCTGTACCCGCGCGCCCTGCTCACCCCGTTCACCGACTCGGTGACGCTGACCTCCGCCGATCGGCGCACCTACACGCGCAAGGCGAAGGCCGAGCGGGTCAAGGGTTTTCAGCATGTCGCGGTGACGTTCAGGCCGAGCCGGTCACACTCCCATGAGGGTCTCGATCCAGCTGCGGGCGAAGTAGAAGAGGAAGCCGGCGGCCACGACCCACAGCAGCGGGCTGATCTCGCGGGCCTTCCCGGCGCCGGAGCGGACGACCACCCACGAGATGAACCCGACACCGATTCCGTTGGCGATGGAGTAGGTGAACGGCATGGCGGCGACGGTGAGGACGACCGGCAGCGCCACTGA
- a CDS encoding STAS domain-containing protein gives MATPLTVNADRHTDGTPLLVAAGEIDLSNVETFTRALITVIAAADGAGGTVTVDLSAVEYLDSAAIGALSVHADQVPQMRLVANPYLIPVLRISGIDQLATVEPAQPTDG, from the coding sequence ATGGCCACACCGCTGACCGTCAACGCCGACCGGCACACGGACGGCACCCCGCTGCTGGTCGCCGCGGGCGAGATCGACCTGAGCAACGTCGAGACCTTCACGCGGGCGCTGATCACCGTCATCGCGGCGGCCGACGGCGCCGGGGGAACGGTCACCGTCGATCTCAGCGCCGTCGAATACCTCGACAGCGCCGCGATCGGCGCGCTGTCCGTGCACGCCGACCAGGTGCCGCAGATGCGGTTGGTCGCCAACCCGTACCTGATCCCGGTGCTGCGGATCAGCGGTATCGACCAACTGGCGACCGTGGAGCCGGCGCAGCCGACCGACGGCTAG
- a CDS encoding SpoIIE family protein phosphatase has translation MGVEEAGAASLTSSASALFGADPEVGRHLAMVDWASTALGDPTAWPQSLRTAVNILLSSRFPMWMAWGPELTFFCNAAYRRDTLGRKYPWALGRPASEVWAEIWPDIGPRIESVLSTGRATWDSALLLFLERSGYSEETYHTFSYSPLRDDGGQVVGMLCVVSEDTERVIAERRMTTLRDLGSDPSVVRTERQMLDFAAEQLGRNRHDLPFTLTYLFGDDGDAVLAASSGITPGHAAAPETLSADGMSVWPVRQPAEGETVLLEIDGESLALPRGVWPDPPTQALVVPLLQQGADPVGFLVAALNSHRRLDAPYRGFIELVAGHIAAGIGSARSYGAQQRRAEELAELDLAKTTFFSNISHEFRTPLTLILGPLAEMLRTSELDVRVREELELAHRNGLRLAKLVNTLLDFSRIQAGRMRAQFEPVDLAAVTAELASVFRSAIERAGLEFTVDCPPLAEPVFVDRDMWEKVVLNLLSNALKFTREGAVTVRVTADDGVAVVTVADTGVGIPEAEMPRLFERFHRVETVDARSTEGSGIGLALVKELIGLHGGTIGAQSEEGRGTTFTIQMPFGAAHLPADEVVPHGRVSGVSANADPYLQEALRWLPASDPESDSRDPIAAPVPATGGSGTGTAVPARILIADDNADMRAYLTGLLRGAGYEVTAVSDGRQALESIRAELPDLVVSDVMMPGLDGLELVAALRAESRTAALPVLLLSARAGQESSIEGLHAGADDYLVKPFAAAELLARVHANVALARLRNHHSRWRTALIDSLQEAFFVCDEDGAVVEINAAFSQILGYGPEGLPYQPVQPWWPDPDTDPEGYRQTSQAFGGVMGQSRGEFTFPVVHRDGHRLWVNANFNPARDPDTGRRVAVGTFRDVTAEHYIVQREMALAALNAQLAEADTLDGALRAAVAELHRLWQARRVLAVTFPGADGDVTPDVICAGEAVQWSDLPAGQRDTITALRTADLLTADTEEYGTAGITLQHPRGVLVLWIELLEQRPFTPEDRTLLTVLAGRLGQGLQRVHRLDQQRETALTLQHAILGPARLPGGFAVRYHPATRPLQVGGDWYDVVDLDGDCIALVVGDCVGHDLEAATVMGQLRSACRALLLDQPSPGAALAGLDRFAARLPGARCTTVWCAVLSPETGELVYSSAGHPPPILVGPDDGHRVLDDARGFALALRPDQERPEARVTLSARTTLLLYTDGLVERRRASLETGIGRAADLVADGRSDALDAVADQLMSRLAPDGGYQDDVALLLYRQPAPLDLVFPARNEYLASSRTALRRWLTKAGVGPDQAMNVLIAAGEAVANAIEHGHRDRPDGRVTLRATAMVDRLQVSILDTGSWKTPRTEVDTRRGRGVALMEGLMDDVTIRPGDDGTTVHLEAGIL, from the coding sequence TTGGGCGTTGAGGAAGCTGGGGCGGCTTCGTTGACCTCCTCTGCGAGTGCACTGTTCGGCGCGGACCCGGAAGTGGGCCGTCATCTCGCCATGGTCGACTGGGCGTCGACCGCGCTCGGGGACCCCACCGCCTGGCCCCAGAGCCTGCGCACCGCCGTCAACATCCTGCTGTCGTCACGGTTCCCGATGTGGATGGCGTGGGGTCCGGAACTGACCTTCTTCTGTAACGCCGCCTACCGGCGGGACACGTTGGGCCGCAAGTACCCGTGGGCGCTGGGCCGGCCGGCCAGCGAGGTGTGGGCGGAGATCTGGCCCGACATCGGTCCCCGGATCGAATCCGTGTTGTCCACCGGCCGGGCGACGTGGGATTCGGCGCTGCTGCTGTTCCTCGAACGGTCCGGGTACTCCGAGGAGACCTACCACACCTTCTCCTACAGCCCGCTGCGCGACGACGGCGGTCAGGTCGTCGGCATGCTCTGCGTGGTCAGCGAGGACACCGAGCGGGTGATCGCCGAACGCCGCATGACGACGCTGCGGGACCTCGGATCGGATCCGAGCGTCGTACGCACCGAACGGCAGATGCTCGATTTCGCCGCCGAGCAACTGGGCCGCAACCGCCACGACCTGCCGTTCACGCTGACCTATCTGTTCGGTGACGATGGCGATGCGGTTCTCGCCGCGAGCAGCGGGATCACACCAGGGCACGCGGCGGCGCCGGAAACCCTGTCGGCCGACGGGATGTCGGTGTGGCCGGTCCGGCAGCCCGCCGAGGGTGAGACCGTGTTGCTCGAGATCGACGGCGAGTCGCTGGCCCTGCCCCGCGGGGTGTGGCCGGACCCGCCCACGCAGGCGCTGGTGGTCCCACTGCTGCAGCAGGGCGCCGACCCGGTCGGATTCCTGGTGGCGGCGTTGAACTCCCACCGCAGGCTGGACGCCCCCTACCGCGGGTTCATCGAACTGGTCGCGGGGCACATCGCCGCCGGGATCGGCAGCGCCCGCAGCTACGGGGCCCAGCAGCGGCGGGCCGAGGAGTTGGCCGAGCTCGACCTCGCCAAGACCACGTTCTTCTCCAACATCAGCCATGAATTCCGCACACCCCTGACCTTGATCCTCGGGCCGTTGGCCGAGATGCTCCGCACCAGTGAGCTCGACGTGCGGGTGCGCGAAGAACTGGAACTCGCGCACCGCAACGGATTACGGCTGGCGAAGCTGGTCAACACGCTGCTCGACTTCTCCCGCATCCAGGCCGGCCGCATGCGGGCGCAGTTCGAACCCGTCGACCTCGCCGCCGTCACCGCCGAACTGGCGAGCGTGTTCCGTTCGGCGATCGAGCGGGCGGGGCTGGAGTTCACCGTCGACTGCCCGCCGCTGGCCGAACCGGTCTTCGTGGACCGCGACATGTGGGAGAAGGTCGTCCTCAACCTCCTCTCCAACGCGCTGAAGTTCACCCGCGAGGGCGCTGTCACGGTGCGCGTCACCGCCGACGACGGCGTGGCCGTGGTCACCGTAGCCGATACGGGGGTCGGGATCCCCGAGGCGGAGATGCCCCGGCTGTTCGAGCGGTTCCACCGGGTCGAGACGGTCGATGCCCGGTCCACCGAGGGCAGCGGGATCGGTCTGGCGCTGGTCAAGGAACTCATCGGCCTGCACGGAGGCACCATCGGTGCCCAGAGCGAGGAAGGCCGAGGCACCACCTTCACCATCCAGATGCCCTTCGGCGCGGCGCATCTGCCGGCCGACGAGGTCGTGCCGCACGGGCGGGTGTCGGGCGTCTCCGCCAACGCCGACCCCTACCTGCAGGAGGCGCTGCGCTGGCTGCCCGCATCGGATCCCGAATCCGACTCTCGAGACCCGATCGCCGCGCCGGTGCCGGCGACGGGCGGGAGTGGCACCGGCACTGCCGTACCGGCCCGGATCCTGATCGCCGACGACAACGCCGACATGCGCGCATACCTCACCGGTCTGCTGCGCGGCGCGGGCTACGAGGTGACGGCGGTGTCCGACGGCAGACAGGCACTGGAATCCATCCGGGCGGAGTTGCCCGACCTCGTCGTCAGCGACGTCATGATGCCTGGTCTCGACGGTCTGGAACTGGTCGCGGCCCTGCGCGCGGAATCCCGCACCGCCGCACTGCCGGTACTGCTGTTGTCGGCGCGGGCGGGGCAGGAATCGTCCATCGAGGGCCTGCACGCCGGCGCCGACGACTACCTCGTGAAACCCTTTGCGGCAGCCGAACTCCTGGCTCGGGTGCACGCCAACGTGGCGCTGGCACGCCTGCGCAACCACCACAGCCGCTGGCGGACCGCGCTGATCGACTCACTGCAGGAGGCGTTCTTCGTCTGCGACGAAGACGGTGCGGTCGTCGAGATCAACGCCGCGTTCAGCCAGATCCTGGGCTACGGTCCCGAAGGTCTGCCGTACCAACCCGTGCAGCCGTGGTGGCCCGACCCCGACACCGATCCCGAGGGCTACCGTCAGACCAGCCAGGCCTTCGGCGGAGTGATGGGTCAGAGCCGCGGGGAGTTCACCTTCCCGGTCGTGCACCGCGACGGGCACCGGCTCTGGGTGAACGCGAATTTCAACCCCGCCCGGGATCCCGACACCGGCCGCCGCGTGGCGGTCGGTACGTTCCGCGACGTCACCGCCGAGCACTACATCGTGCAGCGCGAGATGGCGCTGGCCGCGCTGAATGCGCAACTGGCAGAAGCCGACACCCTCGACGGGGCGCTGCGCGCCGCCGTCGCGGAACTGCACCGGCTGTGGCAGGCGCGCCGGGTGCTGGCCGTGACCTTCCCCGGCGCGGACGGCGACGTCACCCCGGACGTCATCTGCGCCGGCGAGGCCGTGCAATGGTCGGATCTGCCTGCCGGACAACGCGATACGATCACCGCGCTGCGTACCGCCGATCTGCTGACCGCCGACACCGAGGAGTACGGCACAGCGGGTATCACGCTGCAACATCCCCGCGGTGTCCTCGTCCTGTGGATCGAGTTGCTCGAACAACGGCCGTTCACCCCGGAGGACCGCACGCTGCTCACGGTCCTCGCGGGCCGTCTCGGCCAGGGTCTGCAGCGGGTGCACCGGCTCGATCAGCAGCGGGAGACCGCGCTGACGCTGCAGCACGCGATCCTCGGCCCCGCCCGGCTGCCGGGCGGGTTCGCCGTCCGCTACCACCCGGCGACCCGGCCGCTGCAGGTCGGCGGCGACTGGTACGACGTCGTGGATCTCGACGGCGACTGCATCGCGCTGGTCGTGGGCGACTGCGTCGGCCACGACCTGGAGGCCGCCACCGTCATGGGCCAGTTGCGCAGCGCATGCCGTGCACTCCTGCTCGACCAGCCCAGTCCCGGGGCGGCGCTCGCCGGTCTCGACCGGTTCGCGGCGCGGCTGCCGGGGGCGCGCTGCACGACCGTGTGGTGTGCGGTGCTCTCACCCGAAACCGGTGAACTGGTGTACTCCAGCGCCGGTCACCCCCCGCCCATCCTCGTCGGTCCGGACGACGGCCACCGCGTGCTCGACGACGCCCGCGGCTTCGCGCTGGCGCTGCGGCCCGATCAGGAACGGCCGGAGGCCCGGGTGACCCTGTCCGCCCGGACCACGCTGCTCCTCTACACCGACGGGCTGGTGGAGCGTCGCCGCGCCTCGTTGGAGACGGGTATCGGCCGAGCCGCCGACCTGGTCGCCGACGGTCGATCCGATGCCCTCGACGCGGTCGCCGACCAGCTGATGTCCCGCCTCGCACCCGACGGTGGCTACCAGGACGACGTCGCGCTGCTGCTCTACCGCCAGCCCGCCCCGCTCGACCTGGTGTTCCCGGCGCGCAACGAATACCTCGCGAGTTCCCGTACGGCCCTTCGCCGTTGGCTGACCAAGGCGGGCGTCGGACCTGATCAGGCGATGAACGTGCTGATCGCCGCCGGCGAGGCGGTCGCCAACGCGATCGAGCACGGGCACCGTGACCGGCCCGACGGACGCGTCACCCTGCGCGCGACCGCAATGGTCGACCGGCTGCAGGTGTCGATACTCGACACCGGTTCGTGGAAAACCCCGCGCACCGAGGTCGACACCCGGCGCGGCCGCGGCGTCGCGCTGATGGAGGGCCTCATGGACGATGTGACGATCAGGCCCGGCGACGACGGCACCACGGTCCACCTCGAGGCCGGGATCCTGTGA
- a CDS encoding PucR family transcriptional regulator — MTMTVADVIGLPVVARGEPEVLSARRWEDPIRWVHVGDVADLSALLQGGELVLTTGAGLAADPRRYLQGLADAGAVGVVVELGTAMTAVPQWVVAHAERLDLALVALHRQIKFVAVTEVVHRRIVAAQYDEVAFDRRVHETFTELSMKRASPAGIVDAAARILGEPVVLEDLAHQALAVAPGGDAAATLLQNWERRSRASAADGDWAVTSVGPRGEEWGRLIVPAAPPDRARATMVLERAAAALALHRMIERNRSGLHQQAQSGLIDDVVAGRITDEREAAARAHALGLRRSARYLPLVVRVDRGAATMDPVVAQRRNVELLDAVAHTVNAAGHTALCSIRRDGEIGALVALDPGRGGWDRALTALGERVHAEVRRRDGGARSEGRSVCAVGDPAAEIVEAIHGLGEAAHVGEVAIAMHGHGRAVYRASDVRLRGLIALLRDDPRVQQFAETELRALLLDDDERVPSNLEVLRQYLQVAGNKAALAQRLHMSRPALYKRLAAIGRTLGVDLDDAESMTSLHVAVLILDAQRRAAPAVLTRGG; from the coding sequence ATGACGATGACCGTGGCCGACGTGATCGGGCTGCCGGTCGTCGCGCGCGGCGAACCCGAGGTGCTCAGCGCGCGCCGCTGGGAGGACCCGATCAGGTGGGTGCACGTCGGCGACGTGGCCGACCTGTCTGCGCTGCTGCAGGGCGGCGAACTGGTGCTGACCACCGGTGCCGGGCTGGCCGCCGATCCCCGGCGCTACCTGCAGGGGCTCGCCGACGCCGGCGCGGTCGGGGTGGTCGTCGAACTGGGGACGGCGATGACGGCGGTGCCGCAGTGGGTCGTCGCCCATGCCGAACGGCTGGACCTCGCGCTCGTCGCGCTGCACCGGCAGATCAAGTTCGTCGCCGTGACCGAGGTGGTGCACCGGCGGATCGTGGCCGCCCAGTACGACGAGGTGGCGTTCGACCGGCGTGTGCACGAGACGTTCACCGAGCTGAGCATGAAACGCGCGTCCCCGGCCGGGATCGTCGACGCCGCGGCGCGCATCCTCGGCGAACCGGTCGTCCTCGAGGACCTCGCCCACCAGGCGCTGGCCGTCGCTCCCGGCGGCGACGCGGCCGCGACGCTGTTGCAGAACTGGGAGCGGCGGTCCCGGGCGAGCGCCGCCGACGGGGACTGGGCGGTCACCTCGGTCGGACCGCGCGGCGAGGAGTGGGGGCGCCTGATCGTCCCCGCGGCACCCCCCGACCGGGCCCGCGCCACGATGGTCCTCGAACGGGCGGCGGCGGCGCTGGCCCTGCACCGGATGATCGAGCGCAACCGCAGCGGGCTGCACCAGCAGGCCCAGAGCGGGCTGATCGACGATGTGGTGGCCGGTCGCATCACCGACGAACGCGAGGCCGCGGCTCGGGCGCACGCCCTCGGACTGCGCAGGTCCGCCCGGTACCTGCCGCTCGTCGTGCGGGTCGACCGCGGGGCGGCCACCATGGATCCCGTTGTGGCGCAACGCCGTAACGTCGAACTGCTGGACGCCGTCGCGCACACGGTCAACGCCGCGGGCCACACCGCGCTGTGCTCGATCCGCCGCGACGGCGAGATCGGCGCGCTGGTGGCGCTCGACCCCGGGCGCGGCGGCTGGGACCGGGCGCTGACCGCACTCGGCGAACGGGTGCACGCCGAGGTGCGCCGCCGCGACGGCGGTGCCCGTTCCGAGGGCCGCTCGGTGTGCGCGGTGGGTGATCCCGCCGCCGAGATCGTCGAGGCGATCCACGGGCTGGGCGAAGCCGCCCACGTCGGCGAGGTCGCCATCGCCATGCACGGCCACGGCCGGGCGGTCTACCGCGCGTCCGACGTACGCCTGCGCGGTCTGATCGCGCTGTTGCGGGACGATCCGCGGGTGCAGCAGTTCGCCGAGACCGAGTTGCGGGCACTGCTGCTCGACGACGACGAGCGCGTGCCGTCGAACCTGGAGGTGTTGCGCCAGTACCTGCAGGTGGCGGGCAACAAGGCGGCGTTGGCGCAACGGCTGCACATGAGCCGGCCCGCGCTCTACAAACGGTTGGCCGCGATCGGCCGGACCCTCGGCGTCGATCTCGACGACGCGGAGTCCATGACGTCGCTTCACGTGGCCGTGCTGATCCTCGACGCTCAGCGGCGTGCCGCCCCCGCGGTACTCACCCGGGGCGGCTGA
- a CDS encoding CoA-acylating methylmalonate-semialdehyde dehydrogenase, whose product MANTVQHWCNNDVFAGGSQATAPVTNPATGEVTGQVALAGVEDARTVIEAAAAAFPAWRDTSLAKRTSVLFNFRELLNARKHELAAIITAEHGKVLSDALGEVSRGQEVVEFACGIPHLLKGGFTENASTNVDVYSIRQALGVVGIISPFNFPAMVPMWFFPVAIATGNTVVLKPSEKDPSASLWLARLWKEAGLPDGVFNVLQGDKTAVDELLTHPKVKAVSFVGSTPIAQYVYATGTAAGKRVQALGGAKNHAVILPDADLDLAADAMVNAGFGSAGERCMAISACVAVGPIADDLVAKIGERARALRTGDGTKDSDMGPLVTKAHRDKVASYIDAGEADGAKVVVDGRQVSADGGENGFWLGPTLLDNVTPEMSVYTDEIFGPVLSVVRVETYDEALELINSNPYGNGTAIFTNDGGAARRFQNEVEVGMVGINVPIPVPMAYYSFGGWKNSLFGDSHAHGTEGVHFFTRGKAITQRWLDPSHGGINLGFPQNN is encoded by the coding sequence ATGGCGAACACTGTTCAGCACTGGTGCAACAACGACGTCTTCGCGGGTGGCTCGCAGGCCACCGCGCCGGTGACAAATCCGGCGACCGGTGAGGTGACCGGTCAGGTCGCGCTGGCCGGCGTCGAGGATGCCCGCACGGTGATCGAGGCGGCCGCGGCGGCGTTCCCGGCATGGCGGGACACCTCGCTGGCCAAGCGCACCTCGGTGCTGTTCAACTTCCGCGAACTGCTCAACGCCCGCAAGCACGAGTTGGCCGCGATCATCACCGCCGAGCACGGCAAGGTGCTCTCCGACGCGCTCGGCGAGGTCAGCCGCGGCCAGGAGGTCGTCGAGTTCGCCTGCGGTATCCCGCATCTGCTCAAGGGCGGGTTCACCGAGAACGCCTCGACCAACGTCGACGTGTACTCCATCCGCCAGGCCCTCGGGGTGGTCGGCATCATCAGCCCGTTCAACTTCCCGGCCATGGTGCCGATGTGGTTCTTCCCCGTCGCGATCGCCACCGGCAACACCGTCGTGCTCAAGCCGAGCGAGAAGGACCCGTCGGCGTCGCTGTGGCTGGCCCGCCTGTGGAAGGAAGCCGGACTGCCCGACGGCGTGTTCAACGTGCTGCAGGGCGACAAGACCGCGGTCGACGAACTGCTCACCCATCCGAAGGTTAAGGCGGTGTCGTTCGTCGGGTCCACCCCGATCGCCCAGTACGTCTACGCCACCGGCACCGCCGCGGGTAAGCGCGTGCAGGCCCTGGGTGGGGCGAAGAACCACGCGGTGATCCTGCCCGACGCCGACCTCGACCTGGCCGCCGACGCCATGGTCAACGCGGGCTTCGGCTCGGCCGGGGAACGCTGCATGGCGATCAGCGCCTGTGTGGCCGTCGGGCCGATCGCCGACGACCTGGTCGCCAAGATCGGTGAGCGGGCACGCGCACTTCGCACCGGTGACGGCACCAAGGATTCCGACATGGGCCCGCTGGTGACCAAGGCCCACCGCGACAAGGTGGCCTCCTACATCGACGCCGGGGAGGCCGACGGCGCCAAGGTCGTCGTCGACGGCCGCCAGGTCTCCGCCGACGGTGGCGAGAACGGCTTCTGGCTCGGACCCACCCTGCTCGACAACGTCACCCCCGAGATGAGCGTCTACACCGACGAGATCTTCGGCCCGGTCCTGTCGGTCGTGCGCGTCGAGACCTACGACGAAGCGCTCGAGCTCATCAACAGCAATCCCTACGGCAACGGCACCGCGATCTTCACCAACGACGGCGGCGCGGCCCGGCGCTTCCAGAACGAGGTCGAGGTCGGCATGGTCGGCATCAACGTGCCGATCCCGGTGCCGATGGCCTACTACAGCTTCGGCGGCTGGAAGAACTCGCTGTTCGGCGACAGCCACGCCCACGGCACCGAAGGCGTGCACTTCTTCACCCGAGGCAAGGCCATCACCCAACGCTGGCTCGACCCGTCCCACGGCGGCATCAACCTCGGCTTCCCGCAGAACAACTAA